In Paenibacillus phoenicis, one genomic interval encodes:
- a CDS encoding methylated-DNA--[protein]-cysteine S-methyltransferase: MTIVQSPPLYWSQLQEPAWSLYLAATEQGLAFVGSSGGSFEELTAWAGQRFPGRLLAQDDRRLAPYASELAAYFRGELQRFTLPFDLHGTPFQQDVWQALCSIPFGQTRSYSDIAESIGKPAAVRAVGTAIGANPLLITIPCHRVIGKNGALTGYRGGLEMKMRLLELEHAALGGGGR, from the coding sequence ATGACAATCGTTCAGTCCCCGCCGTTATACTGGTCACAGCTCCAGGAACCTGCTTGGAGCCTATATCTCGCCGCTACCGAACAAGGCCTGGCGTTCGTTGGCTCATCCGGCGGTTCTTTTGAGGAGCTGACCGCCTGGGCGGGCCAACGTTTCCCCGGCCGTCTGCTTGCGCAAGATGACCGCCGGCTGGCTCCCTATGCTTCCGAGCTGGCGGCCTATTTTCGCGGTGAACTCCAACGTTTTACCCTCCCTTTCGACTTGCACGGAACTCCGTTCCAGCAAGACGTCTGGCAGGCGTTATGCTCGATTCCGTTCGGGCAAACCCGCTCTTACTCCGACATTGCTGAGTCGATCGGTAAACCCGCTGCCGTCCGTGCAGTAGGCACGGCGATTGGGGCGAATCCGCTGCTTATCACGATTCCATGCCATCGCGTGATCGGCAAGAACGGGGCGCTTACCGGCTACCGCGGCGGCCTGGAGATGAAGATGCGGCTGCTGGAGCTGGAACATGCCGCTTTAGGCGGAGGCGGGCGGTGA
- a CDS encoding DeoR/GlpR family DNA-binding transcription regulator, translating into MNPIRRYEKIMEVLLTQKEVTVAELSESLGVTGKTIREDLAKLEEQGLLVRVHGGAMLAQSDQYGILPSKEPLTKHAEEKRDIARLALNHIQEGDILALDGGSTTLEIARRLENRPLTVVTNDVYIISELAAKDQIRLVVPGGYRVRNMLAGPESAAYVRQLNIQKAFISATGIHPEHGLSIYTGDLIDFKRALIETSREAIAVLNHQKFGQTALRTFASLSEISRILTDRGLPAESALPYERAGVTIEYATK; encoded by the coding sequence ATGAATCCAATTCGACGTTATGAAAAAATTATGGAGGTTCTGCTGACGCAAAAGGAAGTGACGGTGGCAGAATTAAGCGAAAGCTTGGGCGTGACCGGCAAGACGATCCGGGAGGATCTCGCCAAGCTGGAGGAGCAAGGGCTGCTGGTGCGCGTACACGGCGGAGCAATGCTCGCCCAAAGCGACCAGTACGGCATTCTGCCGTCCAAAGAGCCGCTGACCAAGCATGCGGAGGAGAAAAGGGACATCGCCCGCCTCGCCCTCAATCACATTCAAGAGGGTGATATCCTCGCACTGGACGGGGGCAGCACGACGCTGGAGATCGCCCGGCGGTTAGAGAATCGCCCGCTTACCGTTGTCACGAACGACGTGTATATCATCAGCGAGCTGGCAGCCAAAGACCAGATTCGTCTGGTCGTCCCCGGAGGCTACCGCGTCCGCAACATGCTGGCCGGTCCCGAATCGGCGGCGTACGTGCGTCAGTTGAATATCCAGAAAGCCTTTATCTCGGCAACCGGCATCCATCCGGAACACGGACTGTCGATTTATACCGGTGATTTGATCGACTTCAAGCGGGCTTTGATCGAAACGTCCCGCGAGGCGATCGCCGTCTTAAACCATCAAAAGTTCGGGCAGACGGCGCTCCGCACCTTCGCCTCGCTGAGCGAGATCTCGCGTATCCTCACCGATCGGGGCCTACCCGCAGAGTCCGCGCTACCGTATGAACGTGCCGGCGTAACGATCGAATACGCAACCAAATAA
- a CDS encoding SDR family NAD(P)-dependent oxidoreductase — MDLGLRGKRAIITGGSKGIGLATALTLAAEGAQVAIVARNEGPLQEAAAAIREKTGTEPLVLVADVTSGDDARRVVEQAAKHFGGLDILVNNAGTSAAAPFEKVEAEAWGADLDLKLLGAVNFSRAALPHLRKAGGGAILNVTAIGGKTPGASSLPTSVSRAAGLALTKAMSKDLAADRIRVNAVCIGLVRSDQIERKWRQTAPELTWEQFATDPRHGIPLGRIGQAEEAAKVIAFLVSEAASYVTGTAVNIDGGTSAVL, encoded by the coding sequence GTGGATCTTGGATTGAGAGGGAAACGGGCAATCATTACCGGCGGCAGCAAAGGCATTGGGCTGGCAACCGCCCTTACGTTGGCTGCGGAAGGCGCCCAGGTCGCCATCGTGGCGCGGAACGAAGGGCCGCTGCAGGAAGCGGCTGCGGCCATCCGCGAGAAGACGGGGACGGAACCGCTTGTCCTTGTCGCCGACGTCACTTCGGGCGATGACGCCCGCCGGGTTGTCGAGCAGGCGGCCAAGCATTTTGGCGGACTCGATATTCTCGTAAATAATGCAGGCACCTCGGCGGCGGCCCCGTTTGAGAAGGTGGAGGCCGAAGCTTGGGGCGCGGACTTGGACCTGAAGCTGCTTGGCGCGGTGAATTTCTCCCGGGCAGCGCTCCCCCATCTGCGTAAAGCGGGGGGCGGAGCGATTCTGAACGTCACTGCCATAGGCGGCAAAACACCTGGGGCTTCCTCATTGCCAACATCGGTCAGCCGGGCAGCGGGGTTGGCGTTAACGAAGGCGATGAGCAAGGATTTGGCGGCCGACCGGATCCGCGTGAACGCGGTGTGCATCGGGCTTGTCCGCAGCGACCAAATCGAACGGAAATGGCGTCAAACCGCGCCCGAGCTCACTTGGGAGCAATTTGCAACGGATCCTCGCCATGGCATCCCGCTAGGCCGAATCGGTCAGGCGGAGGAGGCGGCGAAGGTCATCGCCTTCCTGGTGTCCGAAGCGGCGTCATATGTGACGGGCACAGCGGTCAACATCGACGGCGGTACGTCGGCGGTGTTGTAA
- a CDS encoding ThuA domain-containing protein: MKKALIVWGGWDGHEPEQVAGIFAGVLREHAFEVEVSDTLEAFADAEKLLGLDLIVPVWTMGTIAQELVNNVSAAVQAGTGLAGCHGGMCDSFRNNVDWQFMTGGQWVAHPGNDGVEYKVEIIANSSPLVEGIEDFYVKTEQYYLHVDPAVEVLATTRFPVVDGPHRLNKPVDMPVVWTKRWGVGRVYYNSLGHHADIVDLPPVKEMMTRGMLWAAEGKRLAVESLGENALSHSNYTGMGDSQ; the protein is encoded by the coding sequence ATGAAAAAAGCATTAATCGTCTGGGGCGGCTGGGACGGACATGAGCCGGAGCAGGTTGCTGGCATCTTCGCCGGCGTTTTGCGAGAGCACGCCTTTGAGGTGGAGGTCTCCGATACGCTGGAGGCTTTTGCCGATGCAGAAAAGCTCCTGGGTCTTGATCTGATTGTCCCGGTGTGGACGATGGGAACGATCGCTCAAGAGTTGGTTAATAACGTATCCGCGGCGGTACAGGCCGGAACCGGATTGGCTGGCTGCCACGGAGGGATGTGTGATTCGTTCCGCAACAATGTCGATTGGCAATTTATGACCGGCGGACAATGGGTGGCCCATCCGGGTAATGACGGAGTCGAGTACAAGGTAGAGATTATCGCCAATTCCAGCCCGCTGGTGGAGGGGATCGAAGACTTTTACGTCAAAACGGAGCAGTATTACCTGCATGTCGATCCTGCCGTTGAAGTGCTGGCCACCACCCGCTTCCCGGTCGTTGACGGGCCTCATCGCCTGAATAAGCCGGTGGATATGCCGGTTGTCTGGACCAAACGCTGGGGGGTTGGACGAGTGTACTATAACTCGCTGGGACATCACGCCGACATCGTCGACCTGCCTCCGGTGAAGGAAATGATGACCCGCGGGATGCTGTGGGCGGCGGAAGGCAAACGGCTTGCCGTCGAGTCTCTAGGTGAAAATGCGCTGAGTCACAGCAATTATACGGGCATGGGGGACAGCCAATAA
- a CDS encoding sugar kinase produces the protein MQQLSESRPNPGSPEVVTFGESMALLIAEGGKGLEYASALSPSFGGAESNVAIGLARLGQTSGWCGRLGDDPFGRRILKAIRGEGVDVSRAMLTDEAPTGMMVRENVAGKSSVYYYRKLSAASFMRPEHLDESYIAGAKVLHLTGITPALSASCVETAHAAVNIAKRHGVKVSFDPNLRLKLWSIEDARKVLLPLAMKADYFLPGLDELKLLYETDSMDTIIGKLQELSAISIIKGGDDCTYVLEQGQLNPVPYFKVEQVIDTVGAGDGFCAGFLAGVVRGYSMIEAVRLGNLVGAQVIQAVGDWEGLPSAAEIERLLSGKGHVER, from the coding sequence ATGCAGCAGTTAAGTGAATCTCGTCCGAACCCGGGAAGCCCCGAGGTGGTCACCTTTGGCGAAAGCATGGCTTTATTGATCGCGGAAGGGGGCAAAGGGCTCGAATATGCAAGCGCTCTCTCTCCATCGTTTGGGGGGGCGGAGTCCAATGTAGCGATCGGATTGGCACGGCTGGGCCAAACTTCCGGATGGTGCGGCCGCCTGGGGGACGATCCGTTTGGCCGGCGTATCCTGAAGGCGATCCGCGGCGAAGGCGTTGACGTATCCCGTGCGATGTTGACGGATGAAGCCCCTACGGGCATGATGGTACGGGAGAACGTGGCGGGCAAAAGCTCGGTCTATTACTACCGCAAGTTATCTGCGGCCAGCTTCATGCGACCGGAGCATCTGGACGAATCGTACATCGCCGGAGCCAAGGTCCTGCATCTGACGGGCATTACGCCGGCGCTTAGCGCTTCTTGCGTGGAAACGGCCCATGCGGCGGTGAATATCGCGAAGCGGCATGGGGTGAAGGTGAGCTTCGATCCGAACTTGCGATTGAAGCTGTGGAGCATTGAGGACGCACGTAAGGTATTGCTGCCGCTGGCGATGAAAGCGGATTATTTCCTGCCGGGACTGGATGAGTTAAAGCTGTTGTACGAGACCGATTCGATGGATACGATCATCGGCAAGCTGCAGGAGTTGTCTGCGATCAGTATCATCAAAGGCGGAGACGACTGCACCTACGTGCTGGAGCAAGGGCAGCTGAACCCGGTGCCGTATTTTAAAGTGGAACAGGTGATTGATACGGTGGGAGCGGGCGACGGATTTTGCGCCGGATTTCTGGCTGGAGTCGTACGCGGGTACAGCATGATTGAGGCCGTTCGCCTGGGGAATCTGGTTGGCGCTCAGGTCATTCAGGCTGTTGGTGACTGGGAAGGGTTGCCAAGTGCGGCGGAGATTGAACGTCTCTTGTCCGGCAAAGGGCATGTGGAGCGGTAA
- the kduI gene encoding 5-dehydro-4-deoxy-D-glucuronate isomerase, translating to MERRYASHPQEVKQFDTDRLRKEFHIPTLFTPDRLELVLTHEDRLIIGGAAPVQQDVKLETDLKELGVSYFLERRELGAINVGGPGSIIVDGTEYELNNKDCLYVGKGSREVIFRSKDASKPAKFYLNSAPAHKEFPTAKTTLAEAESGALGSIENSNERTIHRFIHENGIQSSQLVMGMTQLKTGNMWNTMPAHVHPRRMEAYMYFDLAEDAVVFHLMGEPNETRHIVVRNEQAVISPSWSIHSGVGTSNYTFIWGMAGDNKAYADMDAVPMKDLR from the coding sequence ATGGAACGTCGTTACGCTTCGCATCCCCAAGAGGTCAAGCAATTTGATACCGACCGTTTACGCAAGGAATTCCACATTCCTACCTTGTTTACGCCGGATCGATTGGAGCTGGTGCTCACGCACGAAGACCGGCTGATTATCGGCGGCGCGGCTCCGGTGCAGCAGGATGTCAAACTGGAAACGGATCTCAAGGAGCTAGGCGTCTCCTACTTCCTCGAACGGCGCGAGCTTGGAGCCATTAATGTTGGCGGACCAGGATCCATTATTGTCGACGGAACGGAATACGAGCTGAACAACAAGGATTGCTTGTACGTCGGCAAGGGCTCGCGTGAAGTGATTTTCCGAAGCAAGGATGCCTCGAAGCCAGCGAAGTTCTATTTGAATTCGGCACCGGCCCACAAGGAATTCCCTACGGCAAAAACAACGCTGGCAGAAGCGGAATCCGGAGCGCTTGGTTCGATCGAAAATTCCAATGAGCGCACGATTCACCGGTTCATCCACGAGAACGGCATTCAAAGCTCCCAACTCGTGATGGGGATGACTCAGCTCAAGACCGGCAACATGTGGAATACGATGCCTGCCCATGTCCATCCGCGCCGGATGGAGGCTTATATGTACTTCGATCTGGCAGAGGACGCTGTCGTCTTCCACCTGATGGGCGAGCCCAACGAAACCCGGCATATCGTTGTGCGTAACGAGCAAGCTGTCATCTCGCCGAGCTGGTCGATTCACAGCGGGGTAGGAACCAGCAATTATACGTTTATTTGGGGCATGGCCGGCGACAACAAAGCTTATGCGGACATGGACGCCGTTCCGATGAAAGACTTGAGATAA
- a CDS encoding bifunctional transcriptional activator/DNA repair enzyme AdaA, with amino-acid sequence MTIHTGSRTYQTANDAQWQAILANDAAQDGQFFYAVVSTGIFCRPSCKSRPPKRENVLVFATAEQARAAHFRPCKRCKPEGQRLPDQEWVEQIADYINRHYQDKLTLETLAEACHGSPYHLQRTFKRIMRMTPTEYLVRRRIDEAKHALAESESQRTVAEIAQEVGIGSAAYLITLFKKITGITPNEYRKMQTEV; translated from the coding sequence ATGACAATCCATACCGGGTCCCGGACTTACCAGACCGCAAACGATGCCCAGTGGCAAGCGATTCTCGCCAATGATGCTGCACAGGACGGCCAATTCTTCTACGCGGTGGTCAGCACGGGCATCTTCTGCCGCCCGTCCTGTAAATCAAGGCCGCCTAAGCGGGAGAACGTTCTCGTCTTTGCTACTGCGGAGCAAGCGCGTGCTGCCCATTTCCGCCCCTGCAAACGCTGCAAGCCGGAAGGACAGCGGTTGCCAGATCAGGAATGGGTCGAACAGATCGCGGACTATATCAACCGCCACTACCAAGACAAGCTCACCCTGGAGACGTTAGCTGAAGCGTGCCACGGCAGCCCGTACCATCTGCAACGAACGTTCAAACGGATCATGCGAATGACGCCAACGGAATACCTGGTGCGACGGCGAATCGATGAGGCGAAGCACGCTTTGGCTGAATCTGAATCGCAGCGGACCGTTGCTGAGATCGCCCAAGAAGTGGGGATTGGCAGCGCCGCCTATTTGATCACCCTGTTCAAGAAAATCACCGGCATCACGCCTAACGAATACCGCAAAATGCAAACGGAGGTGTAA
- the kduD gene encoding 2-dehydro-3-deoxy-D-gluconate 5-dehydrogenase KduD, whose protein sequence is MKLFDLTGKTALVTGASGGLGQGIAVGLAEAGADVVCVSRTSSAETVSQITALGRKTTEIVVDLSEHDKLQETFDEALQLTGAVDILVNNAGIIRRTPAKDHSEKDWIDVIQLNLNTVFLLSQIAGRHMIERGSGKIINICSMLSYQGGINVPGYTASKHGVAGLTKAFANEWASYGVQVNGIAPGYMVTDNTAQIRADENRRASITDRIPAGRWGTPEDLKGPAVFLASAASDYMNGHILCVDGGWMAR, encoded by the coding sequence ATGAAATTATTTGATTTAACGGGCAAAACTGCCCTCGTCACCGGAGCCTCCGGCGGACTGGGCCAGGGGATTGCGGTCGGACTGGCCGAAGCCGGGGCCGACGTCGTATGCGTCTCTCGCACCAGCAGTGCTGAAACGGTCAGCCAAATTACAGCCTTAGGCCGGAAAACGACGGAAATCGTTGTCGACCTCAGCGAGCATGACAAGCTGCAGGAAACCTTTGATGAAGCGCTCCAATTAACGGGGGCGGTCGACATTCTGGTAAACAACGCCGGGATTATCCGCCGGACACCAGCGAAGGATCACAGCGAAAAGGATTGGATCGACGTCATCCAACTGAACTTGAACACCGTGTTCTTGCTCTCGCAGATCGCCGGACGCCATATGATTGAACGCGGCAGCGGCAAAATCATTAATATCTGCTCGATGCTCTCCTACCAAGGCGGGATCAACGTGCCCGGCTATACGGCCAGCAAGCATGGGGTCGCCGGCTTAACGAAGGCATTCGCCAACGAATGGGCTTCCTATGGCGTACAGGTGAATGGCATCGCACCCGGCTACATGGTAACGGACAATACCGCGCAAATCCGGGCCGACGAGAACCGGAGGGCTTCGATCACGGATCGGATTCCTGCCGGGCGTTGGGGAACGCCGGAGGATCTAAAAGGGCCGGCCGTCTTCCTCGCCTCCGCCGCCTCAGACTATATGAACGGCCATATCCTTTGCGTTGATGGAGGATGGATGGCGCGGTAA
- a CDS encoding bifunctional 2-keto-4-hydroxyglutarate aldolase/2-keto-3-deoxy-6-phosphogluconate aldolase codes for MKKLQLVQKIVQEGVVAVLRGETPEEVVQMAEQAIAGGIKVIEVTMTVPFALRAIEELARKYSWDAQDESRYAIIGVGTVLDPETARAAILSGAQFVVGPSLNRDTVMLCNRYRIPVMPGCMTIKEIQEALELGADIVKLFPGNLYDPSMIKAIKGPLPQANIMPTGGVSLANLGEWIQAGAVAVGIGSDLTNEAVKRNDLSLIAQKAAAYKAEYLKAKG; via the coding sequence ATGAAGAAGCTGCAGCTTGTGCAAAAAATCGTACAGGAAGGCGTTGTCGCCGTCCTGCGCGGAGAAACCCCGGAGGAAGTCGTACAAATGGCCGAGCAGGCCATTGCCGGCGGGATTAAGGTCATCGAAGTGACGATGACGGTTCCGTTTGCTTTGCGGGCGATCGAGGAATTGGCGCGTAAATACAGCTGGGACGCCCAGGACGAATCCCGTTATGCGATCATCGGCGTGGGCACGGTGCTGGATCCCGAAACGGCGCGGGCTGCGATCTTAAGCGGCGCTCAGTTCGTCGTTGGGCCTTCCTTGAATCGTGACACGGTGATGCTGTGTAACCGGTACCGGATCCCGGTCATGCCTGGATGTATGACGATCAAGGAAATCCAGGAGGCGCTGGAGCTGGGGGCGGACATCGTGAAGCTGTTCCCGGGCAATTTGTACGACCCGTCGATGATCAAGGCGATCAAAGGGCCGTTGCCGCAGGCAAATATTATGCCAACCGGCGGGGTCTCGCTGGCGAACCTCGGCGAATGGATCCAAGCGGGCGCGGTCGCTGTGGGGATCGGCTCGGATTTGACAAACGAAGCGGTGAAACGCAACGATCTGTCGTTGATCGCCCAGAAAGCCGCTGCTTATAAAGCGGAGTATCTGAAGGCCAAAGGATGA
- a CDS encoding Gfo/Idh/MocA family protein, whose product MDKIKVGIIGCGKISGIYMENCTKFEALELVACADLDLNRAQEQAKQYNVPRACTVDELLQDPDIQIVINLTIPAAHAEVCLKALEAGKHVYVEKPLAVTREEGLAVLAAARERELMVGSAPETFFGAGIQTALKLIQDGAIGRPVSAAAFMMSRGHEFWHPDPEFYYAKGGGPMFDMGPYYLTALIQLLGPIKRIAGMTGKALEQRTITSEKKYGQKIQVEVPTHVTGTLEFAQGAIATLTTSFDIFGGSKLPPIEIHGTEGTLLVPDPNSFGGPVKLRRIGEEAWTEVPLLPGYAENSRGIGPADMASALLHGRPHRATGELAYHVLEAMWGFHDASDAGSYYEMQSTCTPPAALPLDLKPYRLD is encoded by the coding sequence ATGGACAAAATCAAAGTAGGAATTATCGGCTGCGGCAAAATCAGCGGTATCTACATGGAAAATTGCACAAAGTTCGAGGCGCTCGAACTCGTAGCCTGCGCCGATCTCGACCTGAACCGGGCGCAGGAGCAGGCCAAGCAATATAACGTCCCCCGTGCTTGCACGGTCGACGAGCTGCTGCAGGATCCTGACATCCAGATCGTGATAAATCTGACGATTCCGGCGGCCCATGCCGAGGTTTGCCTGAAAGCGCTGGAAGCCGGCAAACATGTATACGTGGAGAAGCCGCTGGCTGTGACCCGCGAGGAAGGCTTGGCCGTTCTCGCAGCGGCCCGCGAGCGCGAGCTGATGGTTGGCAGCGCGCCGGAAACGTTCTTTGGTGCCGGAATCCAAACGGCACTGAAGCTCATCCAGGACGGGGCGATCGGCCGGCCGGTCTCGGCAGCGGCGTTTATGATGAGCCGCGGCCATGAGTTTTGGCATCCGGACCCGGAATTTTATTACGCCAAAGGCGGCGGCCCGATGTTTGATATGGGCCCCTACTATTTGACCGCACTCATCCAGCTGCTGGGTCCTATTAAGCGGATCGCCGGTATGACCGGCAAAGCGCTGGAGCAGCGCACAATCACCAGCGAGAAAAAGTACGGGCAAAAGATTCAGGTCGAAGTCCCGACCCATGTCACGGGCACGCTGGAGTTTGCGCAAGGCGCTATTGCTACGCTCACGACCAGCTTTGATATTTTTGGCGGCAGTAAGTTACCGCCGATCGAAATCCACGGGACGGAAGGCACCTTGCTCGTTCCCGATCCTAACTCCTTTGGCGGCCCGGTGAAGCTCCGCCGGATCGGCGAGGAAGCCTGGACCGAGGTGCCGCTCCTGCCCGGCTACGCCGAGAACAGCCGCGGCATCGGCCCGGCCGATATGGCCAGCGCTTTACTGCACGGGCGTCCGCACCGCGCCACCGGCGAGCTTGCCTACCATGTGCTTGAGGCCATGTGGGGCTTCCACGATGCTTCCGATGCGGGAAGCTACTATGAAATGCAGAGCACTTGCACCCCGCCGGCAGCGTTGCCGCTGGATCTAAAGCCGTATCGGCTCGACTAA